Sequence from the Parvicella tangerina genome:
AATTTGCAAGCCTACCGCTAATGGATGTGGGTTGAAAGGTTACGCCTCGTACACTTTTTTGTTGGAGAGCGAAATCAATTATACTTCCGATTTCTCCTTCATTTAGCCCTTTTTGAAGAGTAACCACCAGCGTTGTACTAAGGTCAAGTTCATTCAAATTGTCAAGGGCTTCTTTTCTGATGTTCGATAGATCTGCTCCTCTCATTTGCTGAAGAACTTCAGGGTCCAGAGAATCAAATTGAAGGTAGATTTCAAAGTCTGGCATATAACTCGCAAGTCGTTGGACAAAAGCCTTGTCTTTAGCAATTTTGATTCCGTTTGTATTGACCATTAAATGTTTGATCGGTTGCATTTTTGCGTAGTCCAGAATTTCGAAGAAATCAGGGTGTATTGTTGGTTCCCCTCCGCTTAGTTGAACAACATCAGGCTCTCCTTCGCTTCTGACAATCGAATCGATCATCCCTTTTATCTCATCTAAAGAACGATGACGACCATGTGTCGGAGAGGAGCTGGCGTAACATGTCGGACAGGTTAAATTACAGCGGTCAGTGACTTCAACCAAAGTTAAACACGAGTGTTGCTCATGATCGGTGCACAAGCCACAATCATATGGACAACCATATTTTACAGGCGTATGAGGCTTAATTGGATATTCCGAAGCTTTATTGTAGTTTCTAATCTCTTTATAGAAGTCAATATCATCTGCTATGATCGTCTTCTGAAAGCCATGTTCTTTGCAGTGTTTAAGCATGAAGACTTTGTTGTCTTCAAAAACAATCTTGGCACTAATTTGCTTGTGACACTCTACACAAAGTGAGATGGTGTGATCATAGTATATGTAATTCTTATTGGTCAACAACAGGTTTACGTTTGATCAAAAATACAAAGAAATAATAGGTAAGTCCAATGATGCATGCAATTTGGATAGTACTTAACCCAGAGTCCCAGAA
This genomic interval carries:
- a CDS encoding radical SAM protein encodes the protein MTNKNYIYYDHTISLCVECHKQISAKIVFEDNKVFMLKHCKEHGFQKTIIADDIDFYKEIRNYNKASEYPIKPHTPVKYGCPYDCGLCTDHEQHSCLTLVEVTDRCNLTCPTCYASSSPTHGRHRSLDEIKGMIDSIVRSEGEPDVVQLSGGEPTIHPDFFEILDYAKMQPIKHLMVNTNGIKIAKDKAFVQRLASYMPDFEIYLQFDSLDPEVLQQMRGADLSNIRKEALDNLNELDLSTTLVVTLQKGLNEGEIGSIIDFALQQKSVRGVTFQPTSISGRLANFDPSKDRITNSEVRRLILEQSPIFNSNDLIPVPCNPDALIMAYALKINNDVIPMTRYVDPELLLNNGKNTIVYEQDTELHQHALALFSTGNSPELSTKEMNQLLCCLPSVSAPDLGYNNLFRIIIMNFMDAYDFDVRAIKKSCVHIVNEKGQIIPFETMNLFYRKGMEKKLESLRKNSFI